In Caproicibacterium amylolyticum, a genomic segment contains:
- a CDS encoding MBOAT family O-acyltransferase yields MYSKEAANILIFSAEYILFVPLCALLYHLLPKRFSEWWLLAACLFYYCTWTPAALPVLLEVVLVSYLGGLCLQRLHRRQKRTGPALAVFLLLTLSALLVCKYSQFFTSSIQRLLRHFGAQVTLQAPAFLLPMGISFFTLQAISYLVDVSKGKLPAERNLLYYLLYMNFFPSVTSGPICRAPELLPQFREKRCVTYSQVKHACLRMLRGYFLKLVIADRISPWISFIYSDTQQYAGLPMWSAVLLYGFEIYADFAGYTDIALGAAELFGFRLPENFDMPYLSRSIREFWRRWHISFSSWLRDYIYIPLGGSRCSKLRKYCNVMVTFAVSGFWHGSGWNYIAWGLLHGVFQVIGGVLAPVREKLCGVLHFRPQNKLRIVLSTLFTFGLVDFAWIFFRCNSIHSAFAVMKGLFFSGGTPFWDLISAQFTNGLLGFELVLAGILIVMILECIQYHFGSLYPRWLHWNGALQWVSVFCLLALVLVCGVYGPSYSAQSFIYAMF; encoded by the coding sequence ATGTATTCCAAGGAGGCGGCCAATATTCTCATTTTCTCTGCTGAATATATTTTATTTGTCCCACTCTGCGCACTCCTTTATCATCTGCTGCCAAAGCGTTTCAGCGAATGGTGGCTGTTGGCGGCCTGCCTGTTTTATTACTGCACATGGACACCTGCGGCGCTGCCGGTTTTGCTGGAAGTTGTGCTTGTTTCCTACCTTGGCGGGCTTTGCCTGCAAAGACTGCATCGCAGGCAAAAACGGACAGGCCCGGCACTTGCCGTATTTCTGCTGCTTACTTTGTCTGCTTTGCTGGTCTGCAAGTATTCGCAGTTTTTTACCTCATCCATACAAAGGCTGCTGCGGCATTTCGGTGCGCAGGTTACGCTGCAGGCACCCGCGTTTCTGCTGCCAATGGGCATCTCTTTTTTTACCCTGCAAGCAATTTCATACCTTGTGGACGTCAGCAAAGGCAAACTGCCGGCCGAACGCAATTTGCTGTATTACCTTCTTTACATGAATTTTTTCCCTTCTGTCACATCCGGCCCAATCTGCCGTGCACCGGAACTTTTGCCGCAGTTTCGGGAAAAGAGATGCGTGACTTACAGTCAGGTAAAGCACGCCTGCCTGCGCATGCTGCGGGGGTACTTTTTAAAGCTTGTAATTGCTGACCGCATTTCGCCGTGGATCAGCTTTATTTACAGCGACACCCAGCAGTACGCCGGCCTTCCCATGTGGAGTGCTGTGCTGCTGTATGGATTTGAAATTTATGCGGACTTTGCCGGATATACTGACATCGCACTGGGTGCCGCGGAGCTTTTTGGTTTCCGTCTGCCGGAAAACTTCGATATGCCGTACCTTTCCCGCAGCATCCGCGAGTTTTGGCGCCGCTGGCACATTTCCTTTTCCAGCTGGCTGCGCGACTACATTTACATTCCCCTTGGCGGCAGCCGCTGTTCCAAGCTGCGCAAATACTGCAATGTCATGGTCACATTTGCAGTCAGCGGCTTCTGGCATGGCTCCGGCTGGAACTACATCGCATGGGGACTGCTGCACGGCGTTTTTCAAGTAATCGGCGGTGTGCTGGCTCCTGTACGGGAAAAGTTGTGCGGTGTTCTGCATTTTCGGCCGCAGAACAAGCTGCGGATTGTGCTGAGCACGCTGTTTACCTTTGGACTTGTTGATTTTGCGTGGATTTTCTTCCGATGTAACAGCATCCACAGTGCTTTCGCTGTCATGAAGGGGCTGTTCTTCAGTGGCGGCACACCATTTTGGGACCTTATTTCCGCACAGTTCACCAACGGTCTGCTGGGTTTTGAACTGGTGCTTGCCGGCATTCTTATTGTCATGATATTGGAATGCATTCAGTACCATTTTGGTTCGCTTTACCCAAGGTGGCTGCACTGGAACGGCGCTTTGCAGTGGGTCAGTGTTTTCTGCCTGCTGGCACTGGTGCTGGTCTGCGGAGTTTATGGTCCCAGTTACAGTGCGCAGTCCTTCATCTACGCAATGTTTTAG
- a CDS encoding NAD(P)/FAD-dependent oxidoreductase, whose protein sequence is MKNNYDVLVIGAGPAGIFTALELDRVSPEKSVLVVDTGSAIADRRCPARTQGRCMHCKTCSIMNGWAGAGAFSDGKLSLCEDVGGNLVDYMSREKAQELIHYCDKEYLHFGAPEKVFGTGDRTADKIAYDARRQNIQLIRCPVRHMGTEYSYQVLKAMYDYLAQKPQFTFLPHTTAESILVKNGRAAGAVLTLADGSTSRVEAENIVAAPGRGGAAWLSHIAKQTGLELTNNEVDIGVRVEVPNGVMDHLTKSLYEAKLVYYSDTFENKVRTFCMNPGGIVSEEHYDGPNGGLAVVNGHSYAEEERHSDNTNFALLVSTKFTQPFDQPIEYGRYIAKLGNMLTGGGIMVQRLGDLLLGRRSDASRLSKSTTVPTLKTAVPGDLSFVLPHRHLTSIVESLKAFDALAPGLYSKNTLLYGVEVKFYSSKVEVNDDFSTKIPGLYAIGDGAGITRGLMQASATGVVVARAISGKAESSL, encoded by the coding sequence ATGAAAAATAATTACGATGTACTGGTGATCGGTGCCGGTCCTGCCGGTATTTTTACCGCACTGGAACTGGACCGGGTCTCGCCGGAAAAGTCGGTTCTGGTTGTGGACACCGGCAGTGCCATTGCGGACCGGCGTTGCCCTGCACGTACACAGGGCCGTTGCATGCACTGCAAGACCTGCAGCATTATGAACGGCTGGGCGGGTGCCGGTGCATTTTCCGATGGCAAACTGTCTTTGTGCGAGGATGTCGGCGGTAATCTGGTGGATTATATGTCTAGGGAAAAAGCACAGGAACTGATTCATTACTGTGATAAGGAATATCTGCACTTTGGCGCACCGGAGAAAGTGTTTGGCACAGGTGACCGCACAGCGGATAAAATCGCCTATGATGCCCGCCGGCAGAACATTCAGCTGATTCGCTGTCCTGTGCGCCATATGGGTACCGAGTACAGCTATCAGGTTCTCAAGGCCATGTACGATTATTTGGCACAGAAGCCGCAGTTCACATTTTTGCCGCACACAACTGCGGAAAGTATCCTTGTGAAAAACGGCCGTGCTGCCGGAGCCGTACTGACACTTGCGGATGGTTCCACCAGCCGTGTGGAAGCGGAAAACATTGTTGCCGCGCCGGGCCGCGGCGGTGCCGCATGGCTTTCCCACATTGCGAAGCAAACCGGTTTGGAGCTTACCAACAACGAAGTGGACATTGGTGTCCGTGTGGAAGTGCCGAATGGTGTCATGGACCACTTAACCAAGAGTCTGTACGAAGCAAAGCTGGTCTATTACTCTGACACTTTTGAAAATAAGGTGCGTACTTTCTGCATGAACCCCGGCGGCATTGTCAGCGAAGAACATTATGACGGCCCGAACGGCGGTCTTGCTGTTGTAAACGGACATTCTTACGCAGAAGAAGAACGCCACAGCGACAATACGAATTTCGCACTGCTGGTTTCTACTAAATTCACACAGCCGTTTGACCAGCCAATCGAGTACGGCCGCTACATTGCAAAGCTTGGAAATATGCTGACAGGCGGCGGCATTATGGTGCAGCGTCTGGGCGACCTGCTGTTGGGACGCCGCAGTGATGCTTCCCGTTTGTCCAAGAGTACGACTGTGCCGACTCTAAAAACTGCGGTGCCGGGTGACCTTTCCTTTGTGCTGCCGCATCGCCACTTGACCTCGATTGTGGAATCGCTGAAAGCGTTTGATGCGCTGGCACCGGGACTTTACAGCAAAAATACACTGCTGTACGGTGTGGAAGTGAAGTTCTATTCCTCCAAAGTCGAAGTCAACGATGACTTCTCTACGAAGATTCCGGGGCTGTACGCAATCGGCGACGGTGCGGGTATTACCCGCGGCCTGATGCAGGCCTCCGCAACCGGTGTGGTTGTTGCGCGCGCAATTTCCGGGAAGGCAGAATCCAGCCTGTAA
- a CDS encoding vitamin B12 dependent-methionine synthase activation domain-containing protein translates to MQIDEREVFRYLGCGREEPGGRIRQEVQAAVSLLKKECDPRWIWASYPVEIEGNRICTAEIMLQSKDLAKHLNGCTQVCLFAATLGTAPDSLMRRAAATAVTPAVVLQAAAAAATEAFCDECCEQLAVHFAKQGLYLRPRFSPGYGDLSLSCQQQLLRVLNAEKRIGLTCTQSMLMTPTKSVTAFIGLTPEPTKTAGHACGGKCASCPKTDCAYRLE, encoded by the coding sequence ATGCAGATTGATGAGCGGGAGGTATTCCGCTACCTTGGATGCGGACGGGAAGAACCCGGCGGGCGAATCCGGCAGGAGGTACAGGCGGCGGTGTCCCTTCTGAAAAAAGAATGTGACCCGCGTTGGATTTGGGCGTCTTATCCGGTTGAAATAGAAGGAAACAGAATCTGCACAGCGGAAATCATGCTGCAGAGCAAGGATCTTGCAAAACACCTGAACGGCTGTACACAGGTTTGTCTGTTTGCCGCAACTTTGGGTACTGCGCCGGACAGCCTTATGCGCCGCGCGGCGGCGACTGCGGTGACACCCGCCGTTGTACTGCAGGCTGCGGCCGCCGCTGCCACGGAAGCTTTCTGCGATGAATGCTGTGAGCAGCTGGCGGTTCATTTCGCAAAACAGGGGCTGTATCTTCGCCCACGTTTCAGCCCGGGCTACGGTGACCTTTCTCTTTCCTGCCAGCAGCAGCTTCTGCGTGTGCTGAATGCGGAGAAGCGGATTGGGCTGACATGTACGCAGAGTATGCTGATGACGCCGACAAAGAGCGTGACAGCATTTATTGGTTTGACCCCTGAACCAACAAAAACCGCTGGGCATGCCTGCGGCGGGAAGTGTGCTTCCTGCCCCAAAACGGACTGCGCTTATCGATTGGAATAA
- a CDS encoding methylenetetrahydrofolate reductase: protein MKINELLKSGHITVSCEIFPPKKGIGLTHAREVVQEIAALNPAFVSVTYGVGGTNCDNSVELAAEVEKTGVPALSHLTCVSANKEEVRAVARRFAENGVENILALRGDIPQDGTFPGEGQYRHACELIADLKAMGDFCIGGACYPEGHVESASKAEDLQHLKEKADAGCDFFTSQMFFDNDLFYNFLYRALSVGIRVPILAGIMPVTNAKQIKRSVELSGTYLPQRFVSLVDRFGDNPAAMKQAGIAYATEQIIDLISNGVEHIHIYTMNKPEIAAQIFSNLSDIIADYAD, encoded by the coding sequence AATCAATGAATTGCTGAAAAGTGGACATATAACCGTCAGCTGCGAAATATTCCCGCCGAAAAAGGGCATCGGCCTTACGCATGCCCGTGAAGTTGTGCAGGAAATTGCGGCACTGAACCCTGCATTTGTCAGTGTTACGTACGGTGTGGGCGGTACCAACTGCGACAACTCCGTTGAGCTTGCAGCGGAAGTGGAGAAAACCGGTGTGCCGGCGCTTTCCCATCTGACCTGTGTTTCTGCGAACAAGGAAGAAGTGCGCGCGGTTGCGCGCCGCTTTGCGGAAAACGGAGTGGAAAACATTCTTGCACTGCGGGGAGACATTCCGCAGGACGGCACATTTCCCGGCGAGGGACAGTACCGCCATGCCTGTGAACTGATTGCCGACCTGAAAGCAATGGGCGATTTCTGCATTGGCGGCGCGTGCTATCCGGAGGGACATGTGGAAAGTGCCAGCAAGGCGGAAGATTTACAGCATCTGAAAGAAAAGGCGGATGCCGGCTGTGACTTTTTTACCAGCCAGATGTTCTTTGATAATGATTTATTTTATAATTTCCTGTACCGTGCACTATCCGTTGGTATCCGGGTGCCGATTTTAGCGGGCATCATGCCGGTAACAAACGCAAAGCAGATTAAACGCAGTGTGGAGCTTTCCGGTACTTATCTGCCGCAGCGGTTTGTAAGTTTGGTAGATCGCTTCGGCGACAATCCGGCGGCAATGAAGCAGGCAGGCATTGCTTACGCTACTGAGCAGATTATTGACTTGATTTCCAATGGTGTGGAGCATATTCATATTTACACCATGAACAAGCCGGAGATTGCTGCGCAGATTTTCAGCAATCTTTCTGATATTATTGCTGACTATGCAGATTGA